A window from Pseudomonas sp. Tri1 encodes these proteins:
- a CDS encoding Crp/Fnr family transcriptional regulator, whose translation MVLHRVHHQILRSHHLFEPLNEEQLDELMSTSQLLNIDKGDPLFRQGEPAQAFYFVISGAVKIYRLTPDGQEKVFEVIGERQTFAEAMMLMDTPNYVASAEAVGPTQLYRLSNATYMRLLHSNSRLTFALLGKLCVRLHQRVNEIETLSLKNATHRVVRYLLTQLVRLQTVDSQFELPMAKQLIAGHLSIQPETFSRIIRRLIDEKIITQDGRQIAILDRLRLEQFE comes from the coding sequence ATGGTGCTCCATCGTGTCCATCACCAGATTCTGCGCAGCCATCACCTGTTCGAGCCGTTGAACGAAGAACAGCTCGACGAACTGATGAGCACCAGCCAATTGCTGAATATCGACAAGGGCGATCCGCTGTTCCGCCAGGGAGAACCGGCGCAGGCGTTTTACTTCGTGATTTCCGGAGCGGTGAAAATCTACCGGCTGACCCCGGACGGCCAGGAAAAAGTCTTCGAGGTGATCGGCGAGCGCCAGACCTTCGCCGAAGCCATGATGCTGATGGACACGCCCAACTACGTGGCCTCGGCCGAAGCCGTCGGCCCGACCCAGTTGTATCGCCTGTCCAACGCCACGTACATGCGCCTGTTGCACAGCAACAGCCGGTTGACCTTTGCCCTGCTCGGCAAGCTCTGCGTACGCCTGCACCAGCGGGTCAACGAGATTGAAACCCTGTCGCTGAAAAATGCCACCCACCGGGTGGTGCGCTACCTGCTGACGCAACTGGTGCGCCTGCAAACCGTGGACAGTCAGTTCGAACTGCCAATGGCCAAGCAGTTGATCGCCGGGCACCTGTCGATCCAGCCGGAAACCTTCTCGCGGATCATCCGACGCCTGATCGACGAAAAGATCATCACCCAGGACGGTCGCCAGATCGCCATTCTCGATCGCCTGCGCCTGGAGCAATTCGAATGA
- a CDS encoding cbb3-type cytochrome c oxidase subunit I has protein sequence MSMANPHLKFASQAVAKPYFVFALMLFLGQVLFGLIMGLQYVVGDFLFPLIPFNVARMVHTNLLIVWLLFGFMGAAYYLIPEEADRELHSPKLALVLFWVFAAAGVATILGYLSVPYATLAKFTGNDLLPTMGREFLEQPTITKMGIVVVCLGFLYNIGMTLLKGRKTTVSMVMMTGLIGLAVFFLFSFYNPENLARDKFYWWWVVHLWVEGVWELIMGSMLAFVLIKITGVDREVVEKWLYVIIAMALITGIIGTGHHFFWIGAPEVWLWVGSIFSAMEPLPFLAMVVFAFSMVKNRRRQHPNRAATLWAKGTTVTAFFGAGVWGFLHTLAPVNYYTHGSQLTAAHGHLAFYGAYAMIVMTLISYAMPRLRGLGEAADERSQRLEIWGFWLMTLSMVMITLFLTAAGVVQVWLQRWMTDGSALPFMATMDHLKPLFWARLVSGVGFLAGLLCYLFSFRQRGRAALRAPAAVVPS, from the coding sequence ATGAGCATGGCTAATCCGCATCTGAAATTCGCCTCGCAGGCCGTCGCCAAACCTTACTTCGTGTTTGCCCTGATGCTGTTCCTGGGACAAGTGCTGTTCGGTTTGATCATGGGCTTGCAATACGTGGTCGGCGACTTCCTGTTCCCGCTGATTCCCTTCAACGTGGCCCGCATGGTCCACACCAACCTGCTGATCGTCTGGCTGTTGTTCGGCTTCATGGGCGCGGCGTATTACCTGATACCGGAGGAGGCTGACCGCGAACTGCACAGCCCGAAACTGGCGCTCGTGTTGTTCTGGGTGTTCGCCGCCGCAGGTGTTGCAACGATCCTGGGTTACCTCTCGGTGCCTTATGCGACGCTGGCGAAATTCACCGGCAACGATTTGCTGCCCACCATGGGCCGTGAATTCCTGGAGCAACCGACCATCACCAAGATGGGCATCGTCGTGGTGTGCCTGGGGTTCCTCTACAACATCGGCATGACCCTGCTCAAGGGGCGCAAGACCACGGTCAGCATGGTGATGATGACCGGTCTGATCGGCCTGGCAGTGTTCTTCCTGTTCTCCTTCTACAACCCGGAAAACCTCGCCCGTGACAAGTTCTACTGGTGGTGGGTGGTGCATCTCTGGGTGGAAGGCGTCTGGGAACTGATCATGGGTTCGATGCTCGCCTTTGTCCTGATCAAGATCACCGGCGTGGACCGCGAAGTGGTGGAAAAATGGCTCTACGTGATCATCGCCATGGCGCTGATTACCGGGATCATCGGTACCGGTCACCACTTCTTCTGGATCGGTGCGCCCGAGGTCTGGTTGTGGGTCGGCTCGATCTTCTCGGCGATGGAACCGCTGCCGTTCCTGGCGATGGTGGTCTTTGCCTTCAGCATGGTGAAAAACCGTCGCCGGCAACACCCGAACCGCGCCGCCACGTTGTGGGCCAAGGGCACTACGGTGACTGCGTTCTTCGGTGCGGGTGTCTGGGGGTTCCTGCACACCCTGGCACCGGTCAACTACTACACCCACGGTTCGCAACTGACTGCGGCCCATGGTCACCTGGCCTTCTACGGTGCCTACGCGATGATCGTGATGACGCTGATCAGCTACGCCATGCCACGCTTGCGTGGCTTGGGTGAAGCGGCGGACGAACGCTCGCAGCGCCTGGAGATCTGGGGCTTCTGGTTGATGACCCTGTCGATGGTGATGATCACCTTGTTCCTCACCGCCGCCGGTGTGGTCCAGGTGTGGTTGCAGCGCTGGATGACGGACGGCAGTGCCTTGCCGTTCATGGCCACGATGGATCACTTGAAGCCGCTGTTCTGGGCTCGGTTGGTCAGCGGTGTCGGCTTCCTGGCTGGGTTGCTCTGCTACCTGTTCAGCTTCCGCCAGCGTGGCCGCGCGGCCCTGCGTGCCCCGGCAGCGGTGGTGCCGTCGTAA
- a CDS encoding NnrS family protein: MQVLDRRKAMAILPLWRLAFRPFFLAGCVLALLAIPLWLAAFTGRLSAWQPAGGWLAWHRHELLFGFGLAIIAGFLLTAVQTWTGTPGLSGKRLAALAVVWLGARLAWLVDAPWPVLTVLELGFALAVAVLMGMTLWRVRQKRNYPIVLVLLLLAAADGLSVYGLLQHNEGLQRQSVLTGLWLVAAMMGLIGGRVIPFFTQRGLGRVEGVAPWPWLDRLLLAGSALVALLYAFGPALVASAWVGLLFAALAVGHGIRLVRWHDRDLWRVPLLWSLHLAYAWLAVACLGMALWHFGVPVNPSLAVHGLTIGAMAGLILAMIARVSLGHTGRPLEPPAGMTLAFILLNLACVSRVLLVLVFPLAGLWLAGLCWTLAFGLYAWRYGPMLLQTRVDGHPG; the protein is encoded by the coding sequence ATGCAAGTGCTTGATCGTCGCAAGGCCATGGCCATTCTGCCGCTGTGGCGCCTGGCGTTCCGGCCGTTCTTTTTGGCCGGTTGCGTGTTGGCGCTGTTGGCCATCCCCCTATGGCTCGCGGCGTTCACCGGGCGGTTGTCGGCCTGGCAGCCGGCTGGCGGCTGGTTGGCCTGGCACCGTCATGAACTGTTGTTTGGTTTCGGCCTGGCGATTATCGCCGGCTTCCTGCTGACGGCGGTGCAGACCTGGACGGGTACCCCGGGGCTCAGCGGCAAGCGCTTGGCTGCGCTGGCTGTGGTGTGGCTCGGCGCACGATTGGCCTGGTTGGTCGATGCACCCTGGCCTGTGCTGACGGTGCTGGAGCTGGGGTTCGCCCTGGCGGTCGCGGTGTTGATGGGCATGACGTTGTGGCGCGTGCGGCAGAAGCGCAATTACCCGATCGTGCTGGTATTGCTGCTATTGGCCGCCGCTGATGGGTTGTCTGTGTACGGCCTGCTCCAGCACAACGAGGGCTTGCAACGCCAAAGCGTGCTCACCGGCTTGTGGTTGGTGGCGGCGATGATGGGGTTGATCGGCGGACGGGTGATTCCGTTCTTTACCCAGCGCGGCCTCGGGCGGGTCGAGGGCGTCGCGCCATGGCCGTGGCTCGATCGTCTGTTGCTGGCGGGTTCGGCGCTGGTGGCGTTGCTGTATGCCTTCGGTCCGGCGCTGGTGGCCAGTGCCTGGGTGGGCCTGTTGTTCGCCGCGCTGGCGGTGGGGCACGGGATTCGGCTGGTGCGTTGGCATGATCGAGACTTGTGGCGGGTGCCGCTGCTGTGGTCGTTGCACCTGGCCTACGCTTGGCTGGCGGTGGCCTGCCTGGGCATGGCGCTGTGGCACTTCGGTGTGCCGGTGAATCCGAGCCTGGCGGTGCATGGCCTGACCATCGGTGCCATGGCCGGGCTGATCCTGGCGATGATCGCCCGCGTTAGCCTGGGTCATACCGGGCGCCCCCTTGAGCCACCAGCGGGCATGACCCTGGCCTTCATCCTGTTGAACCTGGCGTGTGTGAGCCGTGTGCTGCTGGTGCTGGTATTCCCGTTGGCCGGGCTGTGGTTGGCGGGGTTGTGCTGGACGTTGGCGTTCGGCCTCTACGCCTGGCGTTATGGCCCGATGCTGTTGCAGACCCGGGTGGATGGGCATCCGGGATGA
- a CDS encoding VWA domain-containing protein, which yields MAFTLELEEWVGSVWHRFITRRASVDFPEARVELIPRQRALQVLFRATGGARHLGVEAVSDRDLLLRRNLLQQIAGTCKQVPLACCDGDNLRLPASLAAFPDTELNEELYRWLALLAAQSGPMRHWGRDNQRWTQAVLQRYPALRPRYRRLVDAHLSLRPDPATLNPAEATLERALCQALREPGSVEHFPRSERAAWPLPLWLYPPQHLANPQAANLEESEQYLATPPGEQQGGRKRAERIDETSRDGGLLIVRLENLFSWTEHVDLDRWADDSEDPDAARVAEDLDQLTLSRTRLRKGGGLKLHLDLPPADVDDIPLGEGIRLPEWDYRKQRLQDDFVSVQTFIPRDCEPQPLPLRLRPSAQRLRRQFEHLRNDRQWLRQQTQGSELDLQAWLDFHVERQHGQCSERGLFLEQRQTRRDLACLLLADLSMSTDAHLNDEHRVIDVIRDSLLLFGETLSVLGDDFALYGFSSLRRQQVRMHELKAFNQRYDDHTRGRIQGLKPGYYTRMGAAIRQATQRLEGCKRRRKLLLLLSDGKPNDLDLYEGRYGVEDTRQAVIEARRQGLTPFCITIDREAGDYLPYMFGANGYTLIRQPEQLPLRLPQLYRQLTQD from the coding sequence ATGGCCTTCACCCTAGAGCTGGAAGAATGGGTCGGCAGTGTCTGGCACCGTTTCATTACCCGCCGTGCCAGTGTCGATTTTCCTGAGGCACGGGTCGAGCTGATCCCCCGGCAACGCGCGCTGCAGGTGCTGTTTCGCGCCACCGGCGGCGCTCGTCATCTGGGGGTGGAAGCGGTCAGCGACCGTGATCTGTTGCTACGTCGCAACCTGTTGCAGCAGATCGCCGGCACCTGCAAGCAAGTGCCCCTGGCCTGCTGCGATGGCGACAACCTGCGTTTGCCCGCGAGCCTGGCAGCGTTTCCCGATACCGAATTGAACGAGGAACTGTATCGCTGGCTCGCGTTGCTGGCCGCGCAATCGGGGCCAATGCGTCACTGGGGGCGTGACAATCAACGCTGGACCCAGGCAGTGTTGCAGCGCTACCCGGCACTGCGCCCTCGCTACCGACGCCTGGTGGATGCGCACCTGTCCCTGCGCCCTGATCCGGCCACACTCAACCCGGCCGAAGCCACCCTGGAGCGTGCGCTGTGCCAAGCCTTGCGCGAACCGGGCAGCGTCGAACATTTTCCCCGTAGCGAGCGGGCGGCCTGGCCGTTGCCGCTGTGGCTTTACCCACCCCAACACCTGGCCAATCCCCAGGCCGCCAACCTCGAAGAGTCCGAGCAATACCTGGCGACACCGCCGGGTGAGCAGCAGGGCGGTCGCAAGCGCGCCGAGCGCATCGATGAAACCAGTCGTGACGGTGGGCTGCTGATCGTGCGCCTGGAGAACCTGTTCAGTTGGACCGAACATGTGGACCTGGATCGCTGGGCGGACGACAGCGAAGACCCGGACGCCGCTCGGGTGGCTGAAGACCTTGACCAATTGACCCTTTCGCGCACCCGCTTGCGCAAGGGGGGCGGCCTGAAACTGCACTTGGACCTGCCGCCGGCCGATGTGGATGACATCCCCTTGGGCGAGGGCATTCGCCTGCCCGAATGGGACTACCGCAAGCAACGGCTGCAGGATGATTTCGTCAGCGTACAAACCTTCATCCCCCGGGACTGCGAGCCACAGCCGCTGCCTTTGCGCTTGCGCCCCTCGGCCCAGCGCTTGCGTCGTCAATTCGAACACCTGCGTAACGATCGGCAATGGCTGCGCCAGCAAACCCAGGGCTCGGAACTGGACCTGCAAGCCTGGCTGGATTTTCACGTCGAGCGCCAGCACGGCCAATGCAGCGAGCGCGGCTTGTTCCTGGAACAACGCCAGACCCGTCGCGACCTGGCCTGCCTGCTGCTGGCGGACCTGTCGATGTCCACCGATGCCCACCTCAATGACGAACACCGGGTAATCGATGTCATACGCGATAGCCTGTTGCTGTTTGGCGAAACCCTGTCGGTGCTGGGGGACGATTTCGCCCTGTACGGGTTCTCTTCCCTGCGCCGCCAGCAGGTGCGCATGCATGAACTCAAAGCTTTCAATCAGCGTTACGACGATCACACTCGCGGACGTATCCAGGGACTCAAGCCCGGTTACTACACGCGTATGGGGGCGGCGATCCGCCAGGCCACGCAACGGCTGGAGGGCTGCAAACGGCGGCGCAAATTATTGTTGCTGCTCAGTGACGGCAAGCCCAATGACCTGGATCTCTACGAAGGGCGCTACGGTGTGGAGGACACCCGCCAGGCGGTGATCGAGGCGCGGCGCCAGGGGTTGACGCCGTTCTGTATCACCATCGATCGCGAAGCGGGGGATTACTTGCCGTACATGTTCGGGGCCAACGGCTACACCTTGATTCGCCAGCCCGAACAATTGCCGCTGCGGCTGCCGCAGTTGTACCGGCAGCTGACGCAGGATTGA
- the pdxH gene encoding pyridoxamine 5'-phosphate oxidase translates to MPLSLAKMRRQYTLDGLDETQAPDDPMVLFGLWMQQARDTESPPVEANSMALATVDEQGRPHCRILLLKGFSSEGFSFFGNYDSAKGQDLAANPWAAMTFFWPGLERQVRIEGPVCKLDPALSDAYFESRSVASRLGAWASPQSRRLDDRAALETRLAQTEQRFADQPVPRPAHWGGYCLRPERLEFWQGRADRLHDRLDYRLQDGTWQRSRLAP, encoded by the coding sequence ATGCCCCTTTCCCTGGCCAAGATGCGCCGCCAGTACACCCTCGATGGCCTGGATGAAACCCAGGCACCGGACGACCCGATGGTTTTGTTCGGGCTGTGGATGCAACAAGCACGCGACACCGAGAGCCCGCCGGTGGAAGCCAACAGCATGGCCCTGGCGACGGTGGACGAGCAGGGCCGGCCTCATTGCCGGATCTTGTTGCTCAAGGGCTTCAGTAGCGAAGGCTTCTCGTTTTTCGGTAACTACGACAGCGCCAAGGGCCAGGACCTGGCCGCCAATCCCTGGGCGGCCATGACTTTTTTCTGGCCGGGGCTGGAGCGGCAAGTGCGTATCGAAGGACCGGTCTGCAAACTCGATCCGGCGCTGTCGGATGCCTATTTCGAGTCCCGATCCGTGGCCAGTCGTCTTGGCGCCTGGGCCTCGCCACAAAGCCGCCGACTGGACGATCGCGCCGCCCTGGAAACCAGGCTGGCGCAAACCGAGCAACGGTTCGCCGATCAACCGGTGCCGCGTCCCGCACATTGGGGCGGTTATTGCCTGCGACCCGAACGGCTGGAGTTCTGGCAAGGGCGTGCCGACCGTTTGCATGATCGTCTCGACTACCGCCTGCAGGATGGTACCTGGCAGCGTAGCCGCCTGGCACCCTGA
- the norR gene encoding nitric oxide reductase transcriptional regulator NorR, whose amino-acid sequence MLRESLAADLIVELPNAVRLQRLVQTLREYFNSGAVGLLRLDDDSLRPVATVGLVHEALGRRFVIAQHPRLAAIMASREPTWFEPDSRLPDPYDGLLDNHVGEPLPVHDCMGVSLYVEGRLWGAITLDALHAGTFDSRAREELKRCTLQIEAAVRVTRLEQENRSLRASRSDPADLRLPAEEGEILGRSEGLQQLLNELDVLADSELPVLLLGETGVGKELFARRLHRLSRRGHKPLVQVNCAALPESLAESELFGHVKGAFSGATTDRAGRFDAANGGTLFLDEVGELPLSVQAKLLRTLQNGEIQRLGADKPLHVDVRIIAATNRHLPDSIRDGLFRADLYHRLSVYPVPIPPLRERGHDVLMLAGHFLELNRTRLGLRGLRLSPAAEQALLAYSWPGNVRELEHVISRAALKQLSHGASRSLIMTLEPQVLDLDVNANATSAQAMLQAPLQALDSPLQPLGEAVDACQRQAILKALERCGQNWAGAARLLEVDPSNLHKLARRLGLK is encoded by the coding sequence ATGCTGCGTGAAAGCCTGGCCGCCGACCTGATCGTCGAGTTGCCCAATGCCGTGCGATTGCAGCGCCTGGTGCAGACCCTGCGCGAATACTTCAACAGTGGCGCCGTGGGCCTGTTGCGTCTGGACGATGACAGCCTCAGGCCCGTGGCCACCGTAGGGCTGGTCCACGAGGCGCTGGGCCGTCGCTTCGTGATCGCCCAGCACCCGCGCCTGGCGGCGATCATGGCTTCGCGCGAACCGACTTGGTTCGAGCCCGACAGCCGTTTGCCGGATCCTTATGACGGCTTGCTCGACAACCACGTCGGCGAACCGCTGCCGGTGCACGATTGCATGGGCGTGAGCCTGTATGTGGAAGGCCGGTTGTGGGGCGCGATCACCCTCGATGCGCTCCACGCCGGCACCTTCGACAGCCGCGCCCGCGAGGAACTCAAGCGCTGCACCTTGCAGATCGAGGCGGCGGTGCGGGTCACTCGACTCGAGCAGGAAAACCGTAGCCTGCGGGCATCGCGCAGTGATCCGGCGGACCTGCGCCTGCCGGCCGAAGAGGGCGAGATCCTCGGGCGCAGCGAGGGGCTGCAGCAGTTGCTCAATGAGCTGGACGTACTGGCCGATTCGGAGTTGCCGGTGCTGTTGCTGGGGGAAACCGGTGTCGGCAAGGAGTTGTTCGCCCGCCGCCTGCATCGCCTGTCCCGGCGTGGCCACAAGCCGTTGGTCCAGGTCAATTGTGCGGCGTTGCCGGAGTCTCTGGCCGAAAGCGAGTTGTTCGGTCACGTCAAAGGCGCGTTTTCCGGCGCGACCACCGACCGCGCCGGGCGTTTCGACGCGGCCAATGGCGGCACGCTGTTTCTCGATGAGGTCGGCGAGTTGCCGTTGAGTGTGCAGGCCAAGTTGCTGCGCACCCTGCAAAACGGTGAGATCCAGCGCCTGGGGGCGGACAAGCCGCTGCACGTCGATGTGCGGATCATCGCCGCCACCAACCGGCATTTGCCCGACAGCATCCGTGACGGCCTGTTTCGCGCCGACCTGTATCACCGGCTCTCGGTCTACCCGGTGCCGATCCCGCCGTTGCGCGAACGCGGCCACGACGTGTTGATGTTGGCCGGACACTTTCTTGAACTGAACCGCACGCGCCTGGGCCTGCGTGGGTTGCGCCTGTCGCCGGCGGCCGAACAGGCGCTGCTGGCGTACTCCTGGCCGGGCAACGTGCGGGAGCTGGAGCACGTGATCAGTCGCGCGGCGTTAAAGCAACTGAGCCACGGCGCCAGTCGCAGCTTGATCATGACCCTGGAACCGCAGGTGCTGGATCTGGACGTCAATGCCAACGCAACGTCGGCGCAGGCAATGCTCCAGGCGCCCCTTCAAGCGCTCGATTCGCCGCTGCAGCCCTTGGGTGAGGCGGTCGATGCTTGTCAGCGCCAGGCGATCCTCAAGGCCCTGGAGCGTTGCGGGCAGAACTGGGCCGGGGCGGCGCGGCTGTTGGAGGTTGATCCGAGCAACCTGCATAAGCTGGCGCGGCGGTTGGGGCTCAAGTAG
- a CDS encoding cytochrome c, translating to MSDTFTKGMARNIYFGGSVFFFLIFLALTYHTEQTFPERSNQAQLTESVIRGKGVWERNNCIGCHTLLGEGAYFAPELGNVVNRRGGEEAFKPFLQAWMKMQPLNVPGRRAMPQFNLSEQEVDDIAEFLKWSSKINTNGWPPNKEG from the coding sequence ATGTCAGATACCTTCACCAAAGGCATGGCCAGGAATATTTACTTCGGGGGAAGCGTGTTCTTCTTCCTGATATTCCTGGCCCTGACCTACCACACGGAACAGACCTTTCCCGAGCGTAGCAACCAGGCGCAATTGACCGAATCGGTGATACGCGGCAAGGGCGTCTGGGAGCGCAACAACTGCATCGGCTGCCATACCCTGCTGGGCGAGGGTGCGTACTTTGCGCCGGAGCTGGGCAATGTGGTCAACCGGCGCGGTGGCGAGGAGGCCTTCAAGCCGTTCCTGCAGGCCTGGATGAAAATGCAGCCGCTGAACGTTCCGGGTCGTCGGGCCATGCCGCAGTTCAACCTGAGTGAGCAGGAGGTCGACGACATCGCCGAGTTCCTCAAGTGGAGCTCGAAAATCAATACCAATGGCTGGCCGCCAAACAAGGAGGGCTGA
- a CDS encoding protein DnrP, which yields MSAQSICLYCQHANPAEENECRQCGMPLPADAALADERRLRRFGWFCVGLTIFCIGMFFWLPRDIV from the coding sequence ATGAGCGCACAGTCCATCTGCCTGTATTGCCAACACGCCAACCCTGCCGAGGAAAACGAATGTCGCCAGTGCGGCATGCCCCTGCCGGCCGACGCTGCCTTGGCCGACGAGCGTCGGCTGCGGCGCTTCGGTTGGTTCTGTGTGGGGCTGACGATCTTCTGCATCGGCATGTTCTTCTGGCTGCCCCGCGACATCGTCTGA
- the ytfE gene encoding iron-sulfur cluster repair protein YtfE, translated as MSLDLLEQSLGQLACDIPGATRTFHHYNLDFCCGGQKSLREAALGKGLNPLLIADALRTLQAAGELGHDWRDEPQALLIAHILERYHARHREQLPELIRLARRVEQVHGSRPNCPNGLADHLQDMYQELEGHMLKEEQVLFPMLQQGLGERASAPIQVLRYEHDQHGEALETMLALTDQITPPANACNTWRALYRGLVEFRDDLMQHIHLENNVLFVNAMKTVR; from the coding sequence ATGAGCCTCGATCTGCTGGAACAAAGCCTTGGCCAATTGGCCTGCGACATTCCCGGTGCCACGCGCACCTTCCATCATTACAACCTCGATTTCTGCTGCGGCGGGCAAAAGTCCTTGCGCGAAGCCGCGCTGGGCAAAGGCCTGAATCCGCTGCTGATCGCCGATGCCCTGCGCACACTGCAAGCCGCCGGCGAACTCGGCCATGACTGGCGCGACGAGCCCCAGGCCCTGCTGATCGCCCACATCCTGGAACGCTACCACGCCCGCCATCGCGAGCAACTGCCGGAACTGATCCGCCTGGCCCGGCGCGTCGAGCAGGTCCACGGTTCGCGGCCCAACTGCCCGAATGGCCTGGCCGATCACCTGCAGGACATGTACCAGGAACTCGAAGGCCACATGCTCAAGGAAGAACAGGTGCTGTTCCCGATGCTGCAACAGGGCCTCGGCGAACGGGCCTCGGCACCGATCCAGGTACTGCGTTACGAACACGACCAGCACGGTGAAGCCCTGGAAACCATGCTAGCCCTGACCGACCAGATCACCCCGCCCGCCAACGCCTGCAACACCTGGCGCGCCCTGTATCGCGGGCTCGTGGAGTTTCGTGATGACCTGATGCAGCACATCCATCTGGAAAACAATGTGTTGTTCGTCAATGCGATGAAAACCGTTCGCTGA